The Canis aureus isolate CA01 chromosome 6, VMU_Caureus_v.1.0, whole genome shotgun sequence genome contains the following window.
aggggctcctggagggcaggggagccTGTTCCTCCACGGCAGCCACCAGCAATCACATGGAAGGGCCAGACCCACTATCCCAGGATGACATCCCCTGTCAGGGCAATAGGGCAATGGAATGACCTTCCTCACCCCAGGCACTGCAGGTATTCGCAGGGCAGAACAATTCGGGGAAAAATCCCCCCAGCCCAAAAGGGAACTGCCCAGAACTACTACAGGGTGAGCACAGGCAGCTCTCCGACCTCCAGGAAGATAGAGATGGACACTGCTCCAAGGGCAACCAGCTGTTGATTAACACTGGCTCAAACTAAAGACCCTGAGCCAGGGCCCATGGCCCTACAAACCTCCCTCGCACGTTCTCCCCGGGAACACAACTGCCCACCTCTTCTTCAGTGATTTGTCTCCAAAGAAGTGGCTGAAGATGAAGCCCTCAAAATCATCCACCTCATCGTCATCACCAGTCTGTCTCACAGCCACCTCTTCCAGGCTGTCCTCCAAGGCATCCACGAAGTCCCGGAAGCGGAGACGGTCATGGCGGAAGATGCCATCCTCGCCAAAGTAAGCAGGCGAGAGGGGCAAGTCCTTTGTCAGCtgcccagcccagggcagccGTGCCAGGTAAGTCCTTAGCAAAGAGGCCAGCTCCTGTCGCTGCACAGGGGCCAGCTCCACACCAAAGGCCAGACCCTCCTGCCGGGCACACTCGCGCACACCCGAGCAGCCCTGGGGTGCCCGGTACTTGTGCCGCGACAGCTCTGCCCACAGTGGCGGAAGGTCATGCCCGTCATCAGCCCCTTCCTTCCACTGAGGGTGCTTCTGCCTCCCCACAGAGGAGTGAGGGCCCCCACTTTTCCTAGGGGGCTCCTTGGGGCCCTGCTGCCTGCCGTCCTTCTTGCCGCCCCAGCCCGCCAGCCTCAGCCTGCCCTCCTTCCACCTCCCTGCCAGCTCCCTGTCCTCCTCACCCCGCcagctcttctttctctcccagcCAGACCCCTCCTTCTTCTGCTTCCAGTGATCAGCACTCCAGCCCCCCTGCCCATCCTGCCACTTCTCCTTCCCACTCCACTCCCTGGCACTCTGGAAGCGGGACTCCTGGGGCCTGGCCTCTGAGGTGTTGGCACTGACCCAAGGGTGTTGACTCCATTTCTCCATGCCCTGTAGCTTCTGGACCAGCCTGTGGCCCAGCTCAGTCAGGCTGGCACGAGCGGCGTCCCCCCGGCCCACACCCCTCAAGCTCCGCTCCAGGTCCTGCTGCACCGACCCCAGCAGCCGGCGCTGCTTCTCCAGCTCCTGCCGTAAGGCCTGGGCCTCGGCCTCCAGCCGCTCCTTCTGctccaggaggccagggctcGGCTCCCCAGTGAGCCCACTGCCCCGGGAGCCTCTATCCCCATCGAGACACACGCCATCTGGGCCCCGGGTGCAGTCAGCCTCCAGCCCCTGAAGCCGGGCCCGAAGCCGCTGCAGCTCTGACTCAAGGCACGCTGGGAGGCCTCGCCGTCCTGCAGAGCCCCCCGGAGGCGGGCATTCTCCTCTTCTAGGGCCCTGGGctgctgcatcaggctctgcagctCTTCCTTCTGGGCCTGGGGTGGAGGGTGCCCTGTCAGGGATGTCCACTCCAGGATAGCAGGCAGGACTTGCACCGTTCAGAGAAAGTAGTTCTCATTCTCTTTGCCATCCACAACCTGCACCAGACCTGGGATCCCCAAATTCCCTCACAGACTTTGAATTCTGTGTCCTAAGATTAGCCCAACGTGGCTCTCACTGCCCTCTCGACCTCCCAGGCCCAGAGCAGATATCATTTGCAGATCGCCGTACTGCTTGTCTGTTGGGCCTTGGCCTGTTTGTCCCATGCTCCCATGCCCATGTTCAGGCAAACCAGAACCATCCATCAGAGGTGGCATGCCTCGTGCAACAGGCACATGGCTCTGGGCCTGGGCCTTAGGAAGATGACCCAACACCAGAGGACGGGAGAGGGCTGAGCTGCGGGATTAGCAAAGACAACCTCTTTTGGGGGAGGACAGGGGATAGATGCCTGGCTGAAGGAGGGCCAACCTAGCCACCACCCTCCCACGTGTGCCTACCTGCAGTTGGGCCTGTAGCAACCGGATATCCTGGTTCTCCTTGGCCAGCCTGTCCAACAAGAGGGCCATGTTCTGCAGACTGGGGACGCCAGCAGAGGGTGCAGCAGCCTGCAGATGCTGCCTCAGCTCATCCTGGGGCAAAGGAGCCAGTCACCCACTGCGCCACAGCCCAGGCAAGCAGTGAGCCTCCCCACCAGGCCCCACACAGCTCTGGGCACACCCAAACGTACCTGCCTGTCCCCCACAGCAACCCGCACCTCGGTGTCCAGCTGGGAATCCGGGAGGACCTGCAATTCCTCTGCGGGCCCTGTGGGAAAGCCAGGTCCTGAAACTGGCCCCAGCGCACAAAAACCACTCTCCCATCCATTCCCTGACCTCCACACACAGCCAGTCGCCCTCCTGCGCCAGCCCTGGACCCCATGGCTGAGAGGCCACCACAAGCAGCCAAAAAGGCCAGTAACTGAGTAATGGGTGGACAGCCCCAGCATCATCCCCCACTGCCGCCCCAGAGAACCGCTCCCAGCAGCCTCCCTCAGGGCTGGACAGGGACCAGCCagggcccctccccactcaccacTGTCCGACTCTGAGAGCCCACCTGAGGATGGAGACAGAGGAATGTGGTGAGGCTCACCGACAATGGGGCAGGGGTCGGGAGGGGTGGGAGGCCCAGGCCCTGTAGGGGAGGCACCACTCACTGGAGAAGAGGAGGATCCCCAGGCCCAGCAGAACCAGGGCCCCAAGGAGGCACATGTTGACGGAGATGCTCAGCTCCCCGCCTGCACCCTCGCCTCTGGCCAGGCCATCGAGACCCAGGGGCCTCACAGGCTGGGGAGCACTAGGCTCTAGGCCCCGCCGTCTCCGCAGACCCTCCACATCCACATCGGTGTCATCCTCACTGCTGGAGCAGCCGGCCTCCTCCATGGGCcaagctgggggaagggagagggacgaGGCAGTGAGATGACCAGAAGCAGGACACAAGCAGAGATGCTGCCCACGTCCGCCTGGGCATCTGTGACTGCCCTGCCCAGCCTTCCAACCTGTGAGCTCAAGGAGTAGCTCTACCCTACGAGCACCATCCTTCCTCCACACGTGCCTCACCTCAAGCTCCTCTGGCAGTTCCTGTCCCAACTGGCCATTGCCTCTCAGCCCCTCTGGGCTTGGGGGCTCAGGGGCTGGCCATCTCACCACACACCATCACCCACAGCACAGACTTCCCTCCATAGCAGACGAGCTCCCCGTCTTTAGTTCCTGACCTGAACAACAGACTGTACACCAGCCACTCCTACCTGGTATCA
Protein-coding sequences here:
- the PBXIP1 gene encoding LOW QUALITY PROTEIN: pre-B-cell leukemia transcription factor-interacting protein 1 (The sequence of the model RefSeq protein was modified relative to this genomic sequence to represent the inferred CDS: inserted 1 base in 1 codon) encodes the protein MASYPGSDNSWVFASSESLPVETLGPESTTGLESMMDPESDRASQALGSPSRAAAEELAGAEDGGETLLQSEGSQSGPILPEKTEAEAVLEDDGCTREPSGLGDTLVQGDAEEAPVVAGLGPDTEDLEGQSPPQSQPSSPDASWPMEEAGCSSSEDDTDVDVEGLRRRRGLEPSAPQPVRPLGLDGLARGEGAGGELSISVNMCLLGALVLLGLGILLFSSGLSESDSGPAEELQVLPDSQLDTEVRVAVGDRQDELRQHLQAAAPSAGVPSLQNMALLLDRLAKENQDIRLLQAQLQAQKEELQSLMQQPRALEEENARLRGALQDGEASQRXLESELQRLRARLQGLEADCTRGPDGVCLDGDRGSRGSGLTGEPSPGLLEQKERLEAEAQALRQELEKQRRLLGSVQQDLERSLRGVGRGDAARASLTELGHRLVQKLQGMEKWSQHPWVSANTSEARPQESRFQSAREWSGKEKWQDGQGGWSADHWKQKKEGSGWERKKSWRGEEDRELAGRWKEGRLRLAGWGGKKDGRQQGPKEPPRKSGGPHSSVGRQKHPQWKEGADDGHDLPPLWAELSRHKYRAPQGCSGVRECARQEGLAFGVELAPVQRQELASLLRTYLARLPWAGQLTKDLPLSPAYFGEDGIFRHDRLRFRDFVDALEDSLEEVAVRQTGDDDEVDDFEGFIFSHFFGDKSLKKRSGKKDRQLQSPGRG